A segment of the Methanobrevibacter oralis genome:
TTGTTAATATGGATTCAGATGGACAACATTCAGTTGATGACTTAGAACCTGTTTTAAAACCATTAGTTACTAGAAAAACACAAGCGGTTATTGGAGTTAGACCTTTATCTGACATGCCAAAATCTAGAGGTTTTGCTAATTTGGTTATGAATCTTTTAACTAAAATATTTTATAAAGTAGATGTAAGTGATTCACAAACCGGATTTAGAGCTTTAACATTAGATGCTTTAAATAAAATTACAATCAATGCTAGAGGTTATTTGATTTCTTCTGAGTTTATTCGTGAAATTAATGATAATGGTATTAAATTTGAAGAAGTTCCAATCGAAACAATTTATACACCAGAAACTCAAGCTAAAGGAACAAATTTAAAAGCTGCAATAAAAATATTAATTCAAATGATTAGAGATCAATTTTAGTAAGGTGAAAAAATGTTATTATATTCTATAATTCTTCCGATAATTGCTATATTAGCTATTGTTTCATTTGCTTATCGTTATTTAAATGAAAGAATTTCATTATTTACTTTATCTTTATGGAATATATTTTGGATTTTTGTTATTGTATTTTCAATTTTTCCTAATTCAAGTATGATTTTTGCAAAGATTTTTGGAATAAACAGAGGACTTGATTTTATTATTATGGTTGCTTTTGTTGTTCTTTTTTACATAATATTTAAACTTTATTTTAAATTAGATAAAATGCAAGAGGATATGAATGAATTAGTAAAAGAAATAGCTTTAAACAATGAAATTCAACTTGATGAGGAAGAATAGGTTATATGATTTATTTTAGAGGGTGTACTGCAAGGCAAAAACAAACAACAATCCAAGAAGCTACAGAAAAATTGTTAAAACTTGCAGATGTTGATTATCGTATTTTGGAAAATGAAAAATGTTGTGGGTCAGTTTTACTTAGAACTGGCTTTGAAAAAGAGGCACAAGTTCAAATTAAAAAAAACACTGAAATTTTTGGTGATGAAACTATTATAACATCTTGTGCAGGCTGCTATAAAACATTACTTCAAGATTATGATGATTTAAATGTTATGCATATATCCCAATTACTTAATCAATTAATAGTTGAAAGAAAACTTAATTTATCTAAAAATGATTTAGAAGTTACCTACCATGATTCATGCCACTTAGGAAGGCATTGTAAAATTTTTGATGAACCACGTAATGTTATTGAATCTGTAGCTAATTTATGCGAAATGAAAAATATTCGTGAAAATAGTCTATGTTGTGGTGCAGGAGGAGGAGTTAAATCTGCTTATCCTGAAATTACCAATCAAATGGTTGAATCTAGAATTAATCAAGCAAAAGCTACTGATTGTAAAACTTTAATAACTTCATGTCCTTTTTGTAAACTTAATTTAAAAGATCATGACTTAGAAGTGTTGGATTTAACGGAATTTTTAGTAAAATATGGAGGATTAAATGAAAAATAGTGAACTTAAAACAATGAGAAAATCATTTAATACTGTTAAATCAAGATCATCAAATATTAAAGATTCTCCTTCTGTTAAACGTCTTGAAAAAAGAGTTTGTGAGATTAAAAAAGAATCAATTGAAAATTCTCAAAAGCTGCTAAATCAAGCTATTGATTCCTTTAAAAGAAATGATATTGAAGTTAAATTTGCTAAAAGTTCTAATGATGCAATTGATATTATTCAGGATTTAATTAAAGATTTTGATTCAAAAATTATAGCTAAATCTAAATCAAATACTTTAGGTGAAATTAATTTTAAAGAAATTTTTAATAGTAGGGGATTTGAAATTATTGACACTGATTTAGGAGATAGAATATTACAGCTTAAAAAAACAGATAATGCACCAGTTCATCCAACAGGTCCTGCTTCTCATTTAGATATATCTAAAATAACAAAAATAGTTAATAGTTCTCTAAATTCAAATGTTAAAGAGGATGCTTATGAAATTATGAATGTTGTAAAAAAAGATGTGCTAAATCGTATAAAAAATGCTAATGTAGGTATAAGTGGAGCTAATGCAATTGCTGCTGAAGAGGGTTCTATTGTAATGGTGCATAATGAGGGTAATATTTCTTTAGTTTCACTAAAAGATTTACATATAATTGTAGCTGGAATTGATAAAATTGTACCATCTATTGAGGATGCAATTTCCATTTCTAAACTTGAAACAATTTATGCAACAGGAAAGTATGTTACATCTTATGTAAATATTGTATCGGGTCCATCTAAAACAGCAGATATTGAAAAAAAACTTTTGAAAAATATGTATGGATCTGAAAAAGTAGTTGTAATTCTCTTAGATAATGGAAGAAGTGATGCATCACCTGAATGTTTATGGTGTATTGGTTGTGGAAATTGTGTTGTTCATTGTCCAGTTTATAATGCAGTAGGTAATGAATTTGGATTTAATAATTACTTAGGCGGTCGTGGTGTGGCGGTTTCTAAATTTATTAAGGATGATGAGGTTTGTTTTAATTCTGGACTTTATATGTGTACTTTATGTGGTCTTTGCACTTTAAATTGTCCAGTATCTATTCCAACAAATGAAATTCTTGAAAATATAAGAAAATCTGCTGTCGATTTAGGATTTTATCCAAAAGCTCATGGTAAAATTAAAAAGAAGATTTCTAAAAACGATTCTCCTTATTAATTCATTTTTATTCTAAAAAACACAATGTTGTCAATCTAATTGTTATTACTTTTTTGTAGCATAACAATGAATAAAAGAGGAATAATTAAAAAAATTAGGAACGGCATTGCTAAAAAACAATACTATTATAAATAATGAAAATGTAATAGCTTAATATTATAATTATTATTTAAATTTTAAAAACTGGAGGAAATACATGCTTCTATTAATAAGTCCTATAAATCGTGAAGAAGCTCTTGAATCTATTGAAGGGGGAGCAGACATTGTTGATGTTAAAAATCCTAAAGAAGGGTCTTTAGGTGCTAATTTTCCATGGGTTATTAAGGAAATTAGGGAATTAACTCCTGAAGATAAACTTGTTAGTGCAACTTTGGGAGATGTACCTTATAAACCAGGGACTGTTTCTTTAGCAGCAATGGGTGCTCATGTTTCTGGAGCAAATTACATTAAAGTAGGATTATATGGAACTAAAAATCATGATGAAGCAGTTGAAGTAATGTCTAATGTTTCTAAGACTATCAAAGATATTAGTCCAAATACAACTATTGTAGCTGCAGGATATGCTGATGCACATCGTGTAGGTGCAGTAGAACCTATGGAAATTCCAAAAATAGCTAGGGATGCTAATTGTGATTTAGCAATGTTAGATACTGCTGTTAAAGATGGTCATACTTTGTTTGATTATTTAGATTTGGAAAAATTAGAAGAATTTGTTAAGGAAACTCATAGCTATGGTTTAAAAACTGCACTTGCAGGATCTGTTAAAAAAGAACAACTAAAACCTTTAAATGATATTGGTTGTGATGTAGTGGGAATTAGAGGTGCTGCATGTGTTGGTGGTGATAGAAATACCGGTAAAATACACCATGATGCTGTAGCTGAATTAAAAGAATTATGTGATTCATTTGAATAGGTGTTAAAATGTATTCTAAAAAAGTTATGGAAGCTAGAATGTCTTATACTTTTGATGATTTTTTACTTACACCTAATGCAAGTTGTGTTGAACCTAAAGACATTGATACTAAAATTGAATTAGGAAAAGGTATTAAATTAAATATTCCTGTTTTAAGTGCAGCTATGGATACTGTAACTGAAGCAGAACTTGCTATTGCTATGGCACAAGAAGGTGGTATAGGAGTAATTCATAGAAACAATTCTTTAGAAAGACAAGTTGAAGAAGTTAAAAAGGTAAAATCAGCTGAAGATTTAACAATTCGTGACGTTGTTACAATAACTCCTGAATCTACGATATCTGAAGTTCAAGCTAAAATGAATGATGAGTTGATTAGCGGCCTTCCTGTTGTTGAAAATGATAAGATTATTGGCATTATATCTAAAAGAGATATTAGGCCAGTTCTTAAAGTAGAACCTAATAAAACAGTTAAAGACATCATGACTTCTGATGTTGTTACTGTAGAAGAACCAATTACTGCTGAAGAAGCGTTAAATATTGCTTATGAAAATAAAGTTGAAAGACTTCCTGTTCTTCGCGATTCTAAATTAGTTGGAATTATTACTATTAAAGATATTTTAAATCAATCTCAATATCCTAATGCATCAAGAGATAAAGATGGAAATTATTTGGTTGCTGCTGCTTCAGGACCATTTGATTTAGACAGGGCTATGGCATTAGATCAAGCAGGTGCAGATATTATTTCAATTGATTGTGCTCATGCTCATAATATGAATGTTGTTAAATTCACTGAGACTATTAAAGATAATATTGATGCTGAATTATGTGTAGGTAATATAGCTACTGCTGAAGCTGCAGAAGATTTAATTTCGAGAGGTGTAGACGCAATTAAAGTAGGTATTGGTCCTGGTTCAATGTGTACTACTCGTATTGTTGCAGGTGTAGGAGTACCTCAATTAACTGCTATTTCTGATGTTGCAGATGTAGCTAGTGAATCTGGCGTTCCGGTTATTGCAGATGGAGGTATTAGATACTCTGGGGATGTTGCAAAAGCAATTGGTGCTGGAGCAGATGCAGTAATGCTTGGAAATTTACTTGCAGCATCTTATGAAGCTCCTGGAGAAATTGTTGTTATGAACGGTAAGCAATATAAAAAATACCGTGGAATGGGTTCTATGGGTGCAATGACTAGTGAGTTTGATGGTGGATCTGATAGATACTTCCAAAGTAATAAAAGTAAAATGAACCATACTAAATATGTTCCTGAAGGAATTGAAGGTGCTGTACCTTATAAAGGTACAGTTAATGAAATTTTATTCCAATTAGTAGGGGGATTAAAGTCTTCAATGGGTTATTGTGGTGCTGAAAATATTAAAGCTATGAAGGAAAAAGCACAATTTGTAAGAATTACAAGTAGTGGTATTAAAGAATCACATCCTCATGACTTATTAATCACAAATGAAAGCCCTAATTATCCAACATTAGATTAGTTGGATAATAATTTATTATTTTTTTATTTTAAATTCAATATGATTTAAAATAGTGAAATTACCATTCCTAGAAACTTAAGAATTTTTAGCTGAAAATTTTTATTATATCTTTTCATATTATAATAGTGTTATTAATTAGTTCTTAGATGGCACTTTCAAAAACTTAAGTGATAAATTAT
Coding sequences within it:
- a CDS encoding (Fe-S)-binding protein, whose protein sequence is MIYFRGCTARQKQTTIQEATEKLLKLADVDYRILENEKCCGSVLLRTGFEKEAQVQIKKNTEIFGDETIITSCAGCYKTLLQDYDDLNVMHISQLLNQLIVERKLNLSKNDLEVTYHDSCHLGRHCKIFDEPRNVIESVANLCEMKNIRENSLCCGAGGGVKSAYPEITNQMVESRINQAKATDCKTLITSCPFCKLNLKDHDLEVLDLTEFLVKYGGLNEK
- a CDS encoding glycosyltransferase family 2 protein gives rise to the protein MENDKDFKMSMEDKQNTYVILPAYNEATRIKPVLDAIIQKGFKVLVVNDGSVDNTLDILKEFKRKYSNDIFIYSHIINRGVGVAMQTGFKAVLKYNPKFIVNMDSDGQHSVDDLEPVLKPLVTRKTQAVIGVRPLSDMPKSRGFANLVMNLLTKIFYKVDVSDSQTGFRALTLDALNKITINARGYLISSEFIREINDNGIKFEEVPIETIYTPETQAKGTNLKAAIKILIQMIRDQF
- a CDS encoding (5-formylfuran-3-yl)methyl phosphate synthase — encoded protein: MLLLISPINREEALESIEGGADIVDVKNPKEGSLGANFPWVIKEIRELTPEDKLVSATLGDVPYKPGTVSLAAMGAHVSGANYIKVGLYGTKNHDEAVEVMSNVSKTIKDISPNTTIVAAGYADAHRVGAVEPMEIPKIARDANCDLAMLDTAVKDGHTLFDYLDLEKLEEFVKETHSYGLKTALAGSVKKEQLKPLNDIGCDVVGIRGAACVGGDRNTGKIHHDAVAELKELCDSFE
- a CDS encoding DUF2304 domain-containing protein, which gives rise to MLLYSIILPIIAILAIVSFAYRYLNERISLFTLSLWNIFWIFVIVFSIFPNSSMIFAKIFGINRGLDFIIMVAFVVLFYIIFKLYFKLDKMQEDMNELVKEIALNNEIQLDEEE
- a CDS encoding LUD domain-containing protein, which encodes MKNSELKTMRKSFNTVKSRSSNIKDSPSVKRLEKRVCEIKKESIENSQKLLNQAIDSFKRNDIEVKFAKSSNDAIDIIQDLIKDFDSKIIAKSKSNTLGEINFKEIFNSRGFEIIDTDLGDRILQLKKTDNAPVHPTGPASHLDISKITKIVNSSLNSNVKEDAYEIMNVVKKDVLNRIKNANVGISGANAIAAEEGSIVMVHNEGNISLVSLKDLHIIVAGIDKIVPSIEDAISISKLETIYATGKYVTSYVNIVSGPSKTADIEKKLLKNMYGSEKVVVILLDNGRSDASPECLWCIGCGNCVVHCPVYNAVGNEFGFNNYLGGRGVAVSKFIKDDEVCFNSGLYMCTLCGLCTLNCPVSIPTNEILENIRKSAVDLGFYPKAHGKIKKKISKNDSPY
- the guaB gene encoding IMP dehydrogenase, whose product is MYSKKVMEARMSYTFDDFLLTPNASCVEPKDIDTKIELGKGIKLNIPVLSAAMDTVTEAELAIAMAQEGGIGVIHRNNSLERQVEEVKKVKSAEDLTIRDVVTITPESTISEVQAKMNDELISGLPVVENDKIIGIISKRDIRPVLKVEPNKTVKDIMTSDVVTVEEPITAEEALNIAYENKVERLPVLRDSKLVGIITIKDILNQSQYPNASRDKDGNYLVAAASGPFDLDRAMALDQAGADIISIDCAHAHNMNVVKFTETIKDNIDAELCVGNIATAEAAEDLISRGVDAIKVGIGPGSMCTTRIVAGVGVPQLTAISDVADVASESGVPVIADGGIRYSGDVAKAIGAGADAVMLGNLLAASYEAPGEIVVMNGKQYKKYRGMGSMGAMTSEFDGGSDRYFQSNKSKMNHTKYVPEGIEGAVPYKGTVNEILFQLVGGLKSSMGYCGAENIKAMKEKAQFVRITSSGIKESHPHDLLITNESPNYPTLD